The Anabas testudineus chromosome 5, fAnaTes1.2, whole genome shotgun sequence region ACAGGATCTAATCTACTCAAGGTCTGCCTAAGGTTTTGCAAGGCTAGGGAGGTCTGAGGAAAGGCGTGTTCATAGGTTTCACAACCATATTCATTTACATGTTCTACAGATAGGGTGGTATCAGGCTCTCTGTAACTTTTGGGTCTATACCTCAGCTTAGGGCTTAACCTTCTATGCACTTCAGGATTAGCTTTGGATCCTAAGAATGGATTTGTGTTGAGTTTTGGATTAGGATTTGTCACCGGCTGGGTGTGTCCGGTGCTTACCTCCGGGCCCAGCTGTTTGTTGGGGGAAGCCTGGGAGCCTGGCAATGGGGAGAAGGGGCTGAGTGGGCTGGTGAGGCTTATTGAGCTCAGGGGACTGGCTGGACTATTGGTGCTAAAGGAACCTGATGCACCGCTGGCCACTATGCAAGAGAATGAGAAGGAGAAGGGGTTTGGAAATGGCAAAAAATGCGCTATTAGAACACATCTTATAGAGACagtaacatttcatttcatgtaccggtaatgattttttttttttcttcagtgttctACCTCTGTGCTTGGCTGTGTCAGTGCCTCTAGATGAGTTACTCTTGTGCAGTCCCTCTAATACATCCTGGACTCTCCAAAATTCTTTCTGGATGTGCCGACGAACCAGTTCACTCTGCAGAAAGCCAGGACAGACAAAATGAGACATGAGAGAGTTCTATggaaggaataaaaaaagagttatCTGACTCTTGTCCTACAGAGCcccacagccctgcttgttttccaactatctctgccctTCTCACtgttgattacctggatcaggtatattcagccaatcagaagatGCAAGTGCAGGGACACCTGGAGAACCAGCAGTGGTGCAGCTCTTTAGGACTAGGATTGCCTATTAGGACTACGGTTGTCTACTGTACACTTAATGTTGGTGAAGActaagaagctacttggatgagtaatGAAATGTTTCTACCTAAGAAGAAGGAAGTTCAATTGCCATGACCCAACTTACAGATAAAGCacttaatattaacattaaagctaaaaacatatttaaaaggtatatggtctgcacttatatagagcttttctacctaactggtactcaaagcgcttaACACTacatctcattcacccattcacacacacacaccgatgtcagagctgctatgcagctgatctgactcattGGGGGCAACCttgggttcagtatcttgcccaaggacactttggcatgtgacatggcagccgggaatcgaaccaccgatCCTACGATTGGCAGACTGCTCTACCTATTCAGCCACAGCCACTCCATGTGTCATTACAttgcaacaaataaaaaatagtttagATGTCCTGTACAGTATACTCACATTTATACAGGGAGTGTACCTACTATACTACTGTAATATACTCGTATTTATTTTGGGAACTATTGGGTACCAATATATGGGTGGCCTGTtgcctcacagctagaaggCTCTGGGTTCGAATCCACCGGTTGGCCAGGTACCTTCCTGTGTGGAGTTTACCAACTAAAGCATGCAAGCAATACATTTTGAGTATTTTTTCAAAATACATCTAGAACCCTTTGTTATCAATAAAAACCTTTGGGTATTTATGCCAATTTAAGTATTAGTAATAGGTTTGGTACATTGAAAGTACTGCTGACCATCCTGTCCTATTCACATTAGAGAAATAAATTAACTGTTAATGAATGGTTTAATAAAGCATGTTATAAATCTACATCTCTTACTTTCCATTATATATCAACATgcgtctgttttttttcttttagcattaaattttgtcttattttaattCTTATATAAATGTCTGACAGCTTTCCGTTTCCCTTGTATTTGtgctttaaagacaaacaggcaTAATGAAAGTTAGAACTTTTACCTGCCCTCCTGCATTAAGCTGCTCCCATAGATCTCCATGAATGGCATTGGCCTCATCCTCTAATGCTTCAAACTCCATCCGAGTGGTGGTTAAAGCCTGAGAGAGGTGCAATAGAGTACTTTTAACATCTGTGGTTAACATACACCATGCCTTCCTAACATTGATGCATTTGACTCACAgaataacacatttttcttgtttgttcttgttttcttgtttttgtatATGGACCCTTTGCCACCATATTCATAggttaaatcaaatcaaatttgaaGATGTGGCAACATACAAGCCAAGGTTAAGGTGGAGTTGTCTTTTAATTTGAGGTGTAAAAATGGAACAAGGAAATAAGCCAACATCTATGAAAAATAGTTTTCCAGAAGAAGAAGCATACAGGAAAACTACAAAAtgagatgaggatgatgatgagaatGTAATCAGCATGGTGAAAAAGAATCTCTATATGATTGCACAGCAAGTCAAGAATGCTTTCTGTCAATGACTGGAATAATGACTACAGTAAGAACAAATGAGCATTTTTGGATTTTAACTGAGATGTACACTTACACTAGAGGCCTGAGAAAGCTCCCCCCTGATGTTGATGAGCTGGTTCTGCAGGGTTTCCTTTTTGAACTGCAGCTTTCCCATAGCCAAAGGCTGGTTATGGTACAGCTCCATCTCCTGATGTGTTGCCACCAGTGCTTCCTCTAGGCTGTCCTGGACACAGCAAGCATATTTAACTTATTGGCTTTATATTAAACTGCCCTAAACCtcaagatgcttttatttttctggtcaGTGAGTATTTATTATCACATACAGTGAAATAATCAAAGCTTTGTCCGCTTCCTTCAGTGTAAAGAGTTCAAATTTTTGAGTCCGACCTGTCAATTGCAGTTTTGGCTGATTTCAATTTGAGATGAAATGCAGATTTGTACCAGATGTAAACAGATCAACCAGTTAATAGAAACTGAAGAAGACAACAAGGCATCAAATGGTTATTCCTCCACTCcctataataaaataactttttattaaaatttttacaaaacacactgttgacatgatgcgtgtgtgtgtggctgtgacaTTACTGTCTGTGTGGGTGCATGGTCCTGTGTCCTGCTCCAATTTTACTCTGGTACAGCTCAAACTAGGAATTGCGGCCCTGGACATGGTTCTTGTGGCTCCATTCCTTTCCAGGAGAAGTTCAAAAGGAGGGACCAtctctttctttatatttttttattgtttaaggTGCAGATGTTACCAAGttatatgttaaataaaaaaaaatcccatctAAACTTAAATATCccattaaaattattttttcatgtaaGCTTAACTTACTCATATTTTCTATGATCTGTCAGGGATCTGCATTATAAAGATTACATGCTGGGTCTTTGTCTTTGACTGCAGGCCACACACCTGCACAGAGCAGACATGAGAATGAAGACTGTGCATAAGTTGCATTAGAAGAAAATCCTGTTGGTGTGGTCAAGTTTATGTGAGCTTTAGAACATAACAGCTCCAAAACAATTAgaatacaacattttatttctgatttattcCTTTGTTGTCACTAATGTTCCTCACTATCGTCATTCAGCGTTAAGCTTTTTCAATCACAGCTCTCTTGTTGATACAGGGAGGAGGGGTCAGTGGTGCATTTGCTGGCACCAATCAACAAATCATAACTGGCAACTTCTGTCTAAAGAGGAGACAAGTGAATTGGCAGCAAGCGcagcattaaaaacaactgCTCTTTACTAAGACTTGAATCCCTTCCTTTCTATCAAGGAGTCATACTGGATCATTTGTGAACACAACAAACCTGAAGTACTACACAGCTATGCCTAACTCAGAATGATGGCTTTGACCATGGGAAGTGAGCAAAAAGCATGGAGCGGAAATTCTTACCACTCCACCACACTCCTGTCTACAATGTAAACTGTCATGCTTCTAAATGTAATTGGAGCAGAATTGGTATCTCAGACTGATCAGCTGGTCACCTGTCATAGCCGATTAAGCCTTAGATTGGCCCATTCTGACCTCCAGCCAATCAATTGGTTCTTCTCTAGCTAAAAGAGCAGATAATGTAACGCAAGTAATGATACATTTCTTTCATTAGAATAGCACAGATGCAGATGTGGAATTTAACCCTTGTGTggtgttcatatttttgttattcAGCCTGTTTGTGGGTCTGGTGGACCCGCTGCATTGTTGGGTTGCATATATATTTAGAATGTGTGGTCAATGAAAATGCTTTACATGTTCTTGTCAGAAAGTCAATGGCCAATGAACCTCAgattgaatgaataaaaaaaaaaatgattgtattatttttcttctgataaaaaatgaaaaaaggtcCCACGAACCTGAACACCATACAAGGGTTAACAACATAGCATGATAcagtgagaaaaacaatttaCCTTGTCCATTCTAAGTCTGTGGACAACAGCCTCATGGTCTTTCAAAATTTGGTTTTGCTCACACAGCCGGCCCAAGAGTTTCTATGTGAGAGAGGTCAGTGGTTGATTAATGCATTTATTGTATGTTGtagaaactttaaaaacttagttgaaaagacaaaacaaataggaAGGGTACGAGAATGCATCTGCAGCAGTACACGTGGTTTATGGACATTCGAATATTACACCCGTGTGGGACATGTCATTCCTAAACTATAGCTATAACTGCCTCCACTCTTATGGTTTTCATCCCAATAATGCTGGATGGGACTGACTCAGAAATCAGTGTAAATAAGTGATGGTTTACACTAAACTAGAAAAATATGTACGTGTACAGTATGCAGCATTAACTTGCTTACACTGGTTTCAATTTCATTAAGTTTCAGTGTGGGATGTAAGTCTCTGCTGTAGACATCATGGAAAGGAGGCacctgtaaaaataaagattgaaaaaattatttatatgaTCAAAATCGCCATTGATAATACATACCAGCACACTACCTCATCTGTCAATGTCACAGAAGCGATTTGCCTCATGTTACAAGAACTAAGTTGAACTGTGTTAAAGAGTGACTACAAATAAGTGTAAGAAGTTTAGGGAAAGCTGTTACCACAATATCACAATTGCATTATTCACACCCTTTACATGAAATCTGTGCTTGTagggaaaatgaaaaaaggaacaGAATATTGTAtaacttttcattttatgatTCAGACATTGATGCCTGAAACCAACTATTGTAACGGCACCAAGCAAAGTGAGATGTGTACATGTTTATGGGTAAAAAAAATAGCCCACCCATGCAGCTGACTGTAGGACGCAATCAAGAGGATATAAAGTCTATTCACACATTAGACAACACCCTATATGCCTatgacaaaacattaacatatcCAGAAGAGTCTGCAAGGTGTTcatgtgactttattttcaACAGGTGCATGGGTGCTACACAATTAAATATGTGCACATTACACCCATACTATAGGAGTGCATGGATGATATGCGTGTACAAGCAAGGCATTTGGAACATTTAAAGATATTGAATATAACAAAATGGACACAGTGGCAGATCAGACATGCACATAGTTCTATCAACACAACATGTGCCTGTGTTTATTGATGTTCTCTCATGTAGGGTTAGTTTATTTTCTACATGTTTTAAAGGCATATGATTttgtcacacagtcacacagaccCTAACAGACTCTTGCAGGCAAGTACTGTAGAAGCAGAAGATATGATGTAAGCTCAAGAAGGAATGAGGGAGAACATCTGTGAATCTGTTAGACTGTGAGAGAGGGAATACAGaagagacaacaacaaaagaaagaaaggctgGCCTGGATAGGAATCCGGTCTGTTAGTAATGTAAACAAGCCATTGGGCCTAAGGGACAAAATTGGAATAGGATGGACCAGCCAACACTGGCTCTGAAGCTCTGTAATTAGTCCCAAAGTCAAAAAGAGCATTCAGAAGAAACCCCTTAAAATTTAATAACCAGTTAAGACGTAACCTATAATAAAGAATCACTAATGTAGTGCTGCTAGCCAAAGCCTGCCTCCCCATGGGGCTCTCCTCTTTCTTACTTGTATAAAGAACTTTGCTGATGAGGATGAGCGCTGACTGTGCCAATTAGGTGCTTTCCCTCAATCACCTGAAGATTCATCTCAGGATATAGAGACCTGACAATCAGCTTGTATAACAGAATGAGTAGAACAATGCAGGACCAATGTAAGAAGAagctaataattatttttcaaagcTGATTTAAAGCCAAGCatcatttagaaacatttcaaaaacacagtaatagAGAATAAAGAAGTGAAGGAAGCTCAAGGACAGATTGTGCCTAACTGCCTGGAAAAGAGTGTGTGAAATACGTGATAGCAAaaaaaattgtgtgtgtgtccccacCTGCTGGTCTAGGTAGTCCAGATTGCGCTGTAGCTGAAGGTCTAATATGTCCTCCTgagcaaagcagcagcaacagcgaCACACATGgaaatcacacagacacagtgtacAGACACAAGGGTTTGAGTAAGACAACAGCAAAGCAGCACAACCAACCTGCTGATCGAGAGGTCTGCAGTTCCTGCACATATTAACAACTGGCCACTTTTTGAATGAACTTCACTAACTCTGATTATATAGCTGGTGTAGAGGAAACATGTCTCTATTAAACCAAGGCCTCTGGTGTTAGAGGTGGTTTCTAGTAGTCCTCTGTCCTGTCCCTAGGGTGGATCTGGATAGAAAAGTATTTGACCATTCACTACTTGTGATGTGATGACTAGACTTAGAAATTTCAGAGCTTTAGAGTTTTAGTGTGTTTCCAGTGGTCCCTGTGGATTTAGTATTACACAATCCTTCTACTTATTTGGCCCAGAATACCTCTTACAAAATGCACCTTCATGCTCAGAATGACCCTAACCCTTGTACTCCTGGAATCTTCTCATTAAACATTGCCCCATTACTAGCAAACTGAACACacattatatgtatattttgtcaCAATTCTTCTTTTATCAAGTGACTTCAGATCTCTTGTTACATTAAACTTCATGTAGCTGCTAGGAAGCATTATATTTCACTGTTCAATGGTAAAATTGATGGAATCCACTGAGGTCTATCATTAAGTTTTAGTTCGCTTATGCGTGAATTCATAAACATACACTcatccacatgcacacaagaaTGGTCTTGGTGGTGTGTTAAAGGCAAAACAGCAGAGAGGACCAGACGACAGATAGATTAGAAGACAGGGTTTGGACTGACAGACCAGGAGGTGCAGCTGCAACACAAAGctacacagagtaacacagcACTAAGTGCTATCAAGCACATACCATTTTATTGATGGAAGGGGAGACAGGGTAGTTGTGGTGATATAATCCTTGGCTTAGCGACCTCCTGTCTCCAGGGTAGTCATACTAAAAGAAGAAGGGGAGGCAATAAGTGGGAAATGAAGGGGAGAATGAATGTTAGTTCAGACAAATGTGGTTGTAccatatgaaaacaaaacattaatctCTCATTCCTTCTTCCATCCCAGTTAAATTTTCACAAATGAATGTTCGTGGTAGcaaatgtaatttacatgtctttgtttttaggAACTGTGGCTATTCAAGATGATTATGTGAAATTTTAATTCTACTCTTCAGTGACACATTTGATTAACTTTCATCTACTTTCTGAACCTGCATACTTCCtggttacaaaaataaaattgtttcgtcacaaaaaaaactgacaacTCAAGGTTGGGGTTAACTTTTTTCGGTATCAACTCTATTTTTTATACTCTCATACTTCATTTTGCAAACTGTACAGACCAAatgctacaaacacacacactcattactTCACCTTTGGTGAACTGAGGGATCTCCTCAGACCATAGACAGATGGATCAGCATAGATCACATGTTCCCTCATCCTTCCTGAAACTCGGTCAAAGCGGGTGGATGGCGATCGAGCCGGAGAGGCAAAATTGGGGGGCACTGGTGAGTAGGGACCCCCTGATGACAGGGATGGTGACCTTGGCACAGACCTCGAGCGTGGCTGAATGGACAGGCGCCTCATGGATGTTTCCATGTCACCATAATACTGTGGCCCCCATGGGTCCCTGCGTATCGGAGATCCATAGAGCTCATAGGGTCCATCTCTCAGTGAACGACGTTTCTCTTCAACAGTCCAGCGTCGGTCATATCCTcccacagcagagacagagcaaaTACTGTCAGGTCGGACACCTGGTGGGTAAAGAGAGTACTCCTCTACATACTGGGAGCCACCAGGGTAGCCATAGTAGTCAGGTGAGATCCCTCGGTTGACTGGGTAATAACAAGATGGACTGAAATGACAGCAAAACATATCAGCAATGTTCAACAAGGTGATGCAGATCAGAAAGTCAATCTGTGCTACATTTTCATGACATCTGATGCAGAGACATGCACTTGCGATTTTATAGTTGTTCAAAGTAAGGCCAACGGCaccaactgaaaataaacattaaaccaGTCTAAGTAGaaattatatacagtacagtacagtaaacatCTATCTGTCAAATTAGTCTGATAACAGAAGTTATCCAACAAATGGGGGTCAAAGTTTACCAGCCTCAAACTCAGTGCTTCAAAACAAACTTATGTAATTTTACAACATGTCATGTAACGACAAGGGtaaaatgttcatatttgtgCCAGTGTGACATAACTACTGAAATAACTTTTGCTCTGGGAGCAAAAGGCAATGTACAACACTACTTGAATTAAAACAGTACAGGTCTTATATACATACTCCTCCTATTCTCCAGTGATCTACCTGTTGATGTCCTCCTGCGATGCCAAGCCCCGCCTCTGGTTGACCCATTGCTGTAGCTGGGCCATGGAGCTCTTCCTCTGTGCCACCCTCTCTGGAGCTGTCCTTGGCACAAAGCCCCTTCTCAGCACCATGTTTTCCTCCTGCTCCCTGGGATCATGCAATGGACCCACATTGGCTTCTAGGTATCCCAGAGCAGGGCAATGTCCACTGTTACTCCTAGATGGAGGGGGTTTGCCATTACTGTTGTGGGCCATGGTGTTAGGAGGGCTGTAGTTGCCCCAACCATTTGGATGGTGATTTAGGTCACCAGTGCGGTCAGGACTGGGTCCTCCTCCCTCATCTTCACCTTGTCTTccatcatttctttttccttccttttctgaGCAGGGGGTAGAGGGTGGGGGTGTCTCAAGGCCATTAACCCCATTCATCTTAGACTGGGTGGGTGGTTCACTGTCagtttcattgtgtgtttgtgtgtgtggatcctGTTGTGGGTTGGTTGCCTTGGTCATCATTGTGTGACTGACATCTGCTGTGTTGCTTGAGCTGGTTCTGTGAAGATAAAAGGAGGCATGAGAATACACAACCAAGTTTGTGAGGGTATAAACAGAACGCTGGGTTCGAGATGTTCCCTCTGTAGAAAGTGATGAGAATGATGGTTAGTAGATGAGCTTGTTTTAGTTGTTGCTGGACGTGAGACGTTGTTGCGCTTTCTTGGATATGGAGTTGGTGTTAAGGGACCAGGAGACCTCCCTTGCCAGATGGATACTGAGAAATATCTTGTTCTTACCGATCTTTACAGAGCTGCTTTGTAGTGGTCTTCCgaagtcaacaaccatctctttagttttatCAACATTTAGAAACAGGTTGTTAtattcacatcacatcactgcaCCTCCTCTGGGTATGCTAACTCACTGTTctgctgatgagacccaccacgGTCGTGCTATTAGTGTACATGATGattgtgttcagtgtaaaagtCAACACCGGCAAGGTCTTCCCTCCATGTGGTACTTGATAACGTGCAAATCCTTCGTGGAAGTGACTATCAGATAGTCAAGGAAATTCATTGGCTGTCGGATATTATTGAAAATCCTTTTTGGTATAGAATATCACAATTTCATGTACATCCTTTGTGGTAGAGAAACTGAGTTTGTGTAATTCTATATATAGTTTCAgattatgttaaattaaaagGGAAAATagggaaaaaagtgaaaaagggaAACTATAAGCAGGTGTACCTACTAAAAATATCATCCTAAATAGtagaaaactaaaataagtACCCTAAAAAAAGGCAGTACAATACTCTGGTTTAGTGTCCATTTGAATAAAATCGGCTTATGTGGTGACTGTGGTGTCCAATGTGCATAACCATTTGGTGCATACAATAGGGTACGTTGCTCATAACGAATGTGTCATACAAGCTACCTCACTGAAGAGAGTTATGTATCTTAAGTTAGTGTGTGACCGATAAGATCCAACCATATAATGAAATGGGAAGTTCGGAGTGAATGGCAAACTATTATTGATAAGCCCACTGAAAGTTTATGCACTTTCCCAATGAATCTAGgaaaaataagtaataaaaacaaggaaattaCAAATGGGGAATTGTGTGCATGAGGATGTTCAACTTTGGGTAAGTTGGTAGGTAAACAATAGCATGTTATTATTGACACACAGAGCATGcattatttcagattttctaTAAAAGAAAGTAAGAGATAAGGAAGTTGAATAGAAGGGAAAGGAAGTAGGGAAAAAATCTGCAGTAGGATTCTGTCTTGAAAATGAAATAGGTGTTTAAATGTAGAAGGAGAAACTGTGGGTGGGCAccaacagtgaaaatgtgataGGGAAAAAAGTCATCCACCCCAGAGAGAGATAAGGGAGCATATTTAAGCTCTGTAGGAGCCGCTTCACGACCTATCTCTGTGTAACCAATATTGTTTTTAtgagattattatttttccagGATATTCATCTAAAAGATATTCTCATCTAACTTTAGCTAGACTGATTGTTGGATTTGAATAACAGGTTATTAATGATGTGTTATATACAGTCTATATGTTTTTACACTTCCACAGATAAGCTTAAAATGACTACCCTCCTATTTGAGCCTTCCTACATTTTCCTAACTACAATTTTGGAAACCTTCCCTAATTAAATTCCTAgtcaatccatccatccatgttTTCAGCTTTGTAAACCGGATAAAGATAGAGCTTGTTTAGTATATTTTTGGATGTGGATAATGAATTAAAGACCCAAGggtaaatatgaaaaaaaacatgttgctgcgAACAGTGTTATTCTTGATAACATCatagttagaaataaaaataatgtatgtgAGCCCATGCAATAGCCCAACAAGTAAACTCAGGAAAATATGCCATGTGCTGTATGGCTCTATGGATGTGTGTGAACAGCACCTCTGTGTTGCTTGAACATTGACCTCTGCGGCGTCACTCATGGCTTTGATCCACTCCTCCTGGTCCTCATGACTATCAGCACTAAAGTAGTATGTCCTCGTTCCAGCGTGCTCTGCCTGCATGCAAAAGACAACAGGATCTGTCAGCTGCCtgtcctcgtcctcctcctccaaccaCACCTGCAGagggaaacaaaacagaaaaagacagcaCATAACTAAGGCTGTCTGAGACTCACTGTGCTCAGCAGCTTCATCCACACTAACATCACCTCTTATTGCAATGAAGAAGCAagatattaaaaatatacaagTTAACAGTAATTCCAATTTATTACAATTTATGACCATTATTTGCCCACTGAATTTACATAATTTACCTGAGATCTGTGGGTTTTGTCAGAAATCTTGAAATATCTTCTTGTCTTGCACATCTGTCCATGCTCATGTTTTTAGTCGACTTAGTTGACTGTTCTCACATTAAAGTTAGATTCACTCCTAACACTCCCCCTTGCTTAATTGTCCTCAAAACTTATGAAACCCAATCTAGGTCCCAAACATGGGATTTTGTAGAGGTGATATTGTTTACAGTTACATAATGATAACGTGCACAGTGACAGTGGTAGCATGCAGTCAGTATCTGAACAACTCAAACTGAATAaagcaagacacacacaaatcccaGTCAATGTATACAGTTGGCATGCAGGCGtgcaaaacaacattattatgcAAACAAGATCAATAATATAAAATTGTAGGAAAATATCAGCACTACCTACTGTACTTTGTAACAGGAGACAACGAAGGCCAGCAGACCTCACAGGCATGGatgagagggatggagagaaggagagaagatgAAGGGGGAAAGGTCAAGGGTTGTGGTGTCAAAGGTCACTGATAACCGCTGGTTAATGTAAGACCAGGGCTATTCCTTTATTTGTCTCCAGTCTGTACACTTCCCATACGAAGTGTGTGAAGAGGACTTTGAGCTCTtgaagaacaaacaaatgaaacagtATTTACATTAAGAAGATTGTCCTGCTGTTTTCACAGAAATAATCACTAGAAAGGGACACAATCTAAATCGTTCACAGCAAACAGCTCTGTAATGATACTATTTGTATATGAGTTGAGAAGGTAGGCTGTTATGTCTGGAACAATATAAATAGGACCCCACAAGTTCTACTGTACATATtgctcaaaaataaaatgaaaaacatacaaCAATCTTAAACACAGCTGAAATCGTATAAATACAGGGATAATGCTTCAATATGTAAACAATTTTGAGTACCACAAGAGGGCAGCACAAGCAAAGATGTCCTCATAAAATGAGGAAGAGCCTCTGCCAAAAGACTTCTGATTTAAATGTGTCAAGTCTGAAGCGAAGCTGTGCATTACTGAGTGCTCTAGTCAGAACATGTTCCTGaaaaatctgtgtgtttacagtttgcaCATTAAAGCTTGTTTTCTacagataaatgtagtggaggAAAAGTAGAAAGTCTCCCAAGATAAACTCATCCTCAATTGTACATACTGAGCTTCTCTGTTTCATCAAtcaagacattttaattttgtatttttctatagTATATTCATGTTGacaattaagaaaataaaacagccaAAGATCAGACTTGTATCCTAGAAATTAGAGTGTATAGATGTAGGGGCAGTGCTACCAT contains the following coding sequences:
- the plekha6 gene encoding pleckstrin homology domain-containing family A member 6 isoform X3; the protein is MNGKVNTTPEKITHSKSANMVSDLSPEVQPYTRMSRTPRKAATFGKRSNSMRRNPKAEVAKQGWLYKQASSGVKQWNKRWFVLSDRCLFYYKDEKQDTVLGSLPLLSFRIGGVEPSDNITRKFAFKAEHAGTRTYYFSADSHEDQEEWIKAMSDAAEVNVQATQRTSSSNTADVSHTMMTKATNPQQDPHTQTHNETDSEPPTQSKMNGVNGLETPPPSTPCSEKEGKRNDGRQGEDEGGGPSPDRTGDLNHHPNGWGNYSPPNTMAHNSNGKPPPSRSNSGHCPALGYLEANVGPLHDPREQEENMVLRRGFVPRTAPERVAQRKSSMAQLQQWVNQRRGLASQEDINSPSCYYPVNRGISPDYYGYPGGSQYVEEYSLYPPGVRPDSICSVSAVGGYDRRWTVEEKRRSLRDGPYELYGSPIRRDPWGPQYYGDMETSMRRLSIQPRSRSVPRSPSLSSGGPYSPVPPNFASPARSPSTRFDRVSGRMREHVIYADPSVYGLRRSLSSPKYDYPGDRRSLSQGLYHHNYPVSPSINKMEDILDLQLQRNLDYLDQQVPPFHDVYSRDLHPTLKLNEIETSKLLGRLCEQNQILKDHEAVVHRLRMDKDSLEEALVATHQEMELYHNQPLAMGKLQFKKETLQNQLINIRGELSQASSALTTTRMEFEALEDEANAIHGDLWEQLNAGGQSELVRRHIQKEFWRVQDVLEGLHKSNSSRGTDTAKHRVASGASGSFSTNSPASPLSSISLTSPLSPFSPLPGSQASPNKQLGPEPKYGEQNNNSDVQDQVQDRQSTMNKVGIVPPRTKSPTDESHSNSAGVSWHSGRGISRERPKSAVFPAEVKSKMSVEEQNERIRRNQSSSVRDKRRSLNLSAGQSPANYKVVRRRLTAHEIDIKDLEAAVRGQGQESPREEIARLRRLQAGPENYNLDITKKLVAPDKIVIPERYLDIEDDTPLSPEEQKEKQKKLERIKTLIAKSNLQNMVPLLDGPVVEGAAVSSQQQLQEQEKRIEISCALAAEASRRSRILSAPCVPSPPTSPTSLVPPPSSADFPNSAHIMKV
- the plekha6 gene encoding pleckstrin homology domain-containing family A member 6 isoform X2; this translates as MNGKVNTTPEKITHSKSANMVSDLSPEVQPYTRMSRTPRKAATFGKRSNSMRRNPKAEVAKQGWLYKQASSGVKQWNKRWFVLSDRCLFYYKDEKQDTVLGSLPLLSFRIGGVEPSDNITRKFAFKVWLEEEDEDRQLTDPVVFCMQAEHAGTRTYYFSADSHEDQEEWIKAMSDAAEVNVQATQRTSSSNTADVSHTMMTKATNPQQDPHTQTHNETDSEPPTQSKMNGVNGLETPPPSTPCSEKEGKRNDGRQGEDEGGGPSPDRTGDLNHHPNGWGNYSPPNTMAHNSNGKPPPSRSNSGHCPALGYLEANVGPLHDPREQEENMVLRRGFVPRTAPERVAQRKSSMAQLQQWVNQRRGLASQEDINSPSCYYPVNRGISPDYYGYPGGSQYVEEYSLYPPGVRPDSICSVSAVGGYDRRWTVEEKRRSLRDGPYELYGSPIRRDPWGPQYYGDMETSMRRLSIQPRSRSVPRSPSLSSGGPYSPVPPNFASPARSPSTRFDRVSGRMREHVIYADPSVYGLRRSLSSPKYDYPGDRRSLSQGLYHHNYPVSPSINKMVPPFHDVYSRDLHPTLKLNEIETSKLLGRLCEQNQILKDHEAVVHRLRMDKDSLEEALVATHQEMELYHNQPLAMGKLQFKKETLQNQLINIRGELSQASSALTTTRMEFEALEDEANAIHGDLWEQLNAGGQSELVRRHIQKEFWRVQDVLEGLHKSNSSRGTDTAKHRVASGASGSFSTNSPASPLSSISLTSPLSPFSPLPGSQASPNKQLGPEPKYGEQNNNSDVQDQVQDRQSTMNKVGIVPPRTKSPTDESHSNSAGVSWHSGRGISRERPKSAVFPAEVKSKMSVEEQNERIRRNQSSSVRDKRRSLNLSAGQSPANYKVVRRRLTAHEIDIKDLEAAVRGQGQESPREEIARLRRLQAGPENYNLDITKKLVAPDKIVIPERYLDIEDDTPLSPEEQKEKQKKLERIKTLIAKSNLQNMVPLLDGPVVEGAAVSSQQQLQEQEKRIEISCALAAEASRRSRILSAPCVPSPPTSPTSLVPPPSSADFPNSAHIMKV